In Tachysurus vachellii isolate PV-2020 chromosome 10, HZAU_Pvac_v1, whole genome shotgun sequence, the following proteins share a genomic window:
- the wdr20a gene encoding WD repeat-containing protein 20, whose product MQISKMAAEGGGKEMNEIKTQFTTREGAYKLLTHSEYSRPNRVPFNSQGSNPVKVSFVNVNDQSGNGDRICFNVGRELYFYIYKGVRKAADLSKPIDKRIYKGTQPTCHDFNHLTATAESVSLLVGFSAGQVQLIDPIKKETSKLFNEERLIDKSRVTCVKWVPGSESLFLVAHSSGSMYLYNVEHACGTAAPHYQLLKQGESYTVHTCKSKSTRNPLLKWTVGEGALNEFAFSPDGKFVACASQDGFLRVFHFDGAELHGTMRSYFGGLLCVCWSPDGRYVVAGGEDDLVTVWSFSERRVVARGHGHKSWVSVVAFDHYTTSVEETEPNEFSGSDDDLQEQALTGRERANSTHSRLSKRNSTDGRPLSVTYRFGSVGQDTQLCLWDLTEDILFPHLPLSRTRTHTNVMNATSLPVSGSGGGVSGGGVGTIITSINNPSANGGSSSSSNSGSNTPGNSVPAPLPRSNSLPHSAASTGSGNSKSGTMDNTNAVPSSVSKFATLALHERKERHHEKEHKRNHSMGHISSKSSDKLHLLAKTSRADAAKTLGTPLCPRMEDVPLLEPLICKKIAHERLTVLIFLEDCIVTACQEGFICTWARPGKVGLLSSQNQANSPSGTVV is encoded by the exons ATGCAAATTTCAAAGATGGCGGCGGAGGGAGGAGGGAAGGAGATGAACGAAATTAAAACTCAGTTCACCACTCGAGAAGGCGCGTacaaactcctcacacactccgaATATAGCCGCCCCAACAGGGTGCCTTTTAATTCACAAGGCTCAAATCCCGTCAAAGTCTCTTTCGTGAACGTCAACGACCAGTCTGGCAACGGCGACAGAATCTGCTTCAATGTGGGCCGGGAGCTCTACTTCTACATCTACAAAGGCGTCAGGAAG GCTGCTGACCTAAGTAAGCCAATAGATAAGAGGATATACAAGGGAACACAGCCCACTTGCCATGACTTTAACCACCTCACTGCCACAGCTGAGAGCGTGTCGCTGCTTGTGGGCTTCTCAGCTGGACAAGTACAGCTTATTGACCCTATCAAGAAAGAGACGAGTAAGCTCTTCAATGAAGAA AGACTTATAGACAAATCTAGAGTGACATGTGTGAAATGGGTGCCTGGCTCGGAGAGCCTCTTTCTTGTAGCCCATTCCAGTGGGAGCATGTACCTGTACAATGTGGAGCATGCATGTGGTACTGCTGCACCCCACTACCAGCTGCTCAAGCAAGGCGAGAGTTACACTGTGCACACATGCAAGAGTAAGTCAACACGCAACCCATTGCTGAAGTGGACAGTAGGTGAGGGTGCGTTGAATGAGTTTGCTTTCTCACCTGATGGCAAGTTTGTGGCATGTGCAAGCCAGGATGGTTTCCTGCGAGTGTTCCACTTTGATGGTGCTGAGCTACACGGCACTATGCGCAGCTATTTTGGTGGCCTGCTTTGTGTTTGCTGGAGCCCAGATGGTCGCTATGTAGTAGCGGGTGGTGAGGATGACCTGGTAACTGTGTGGTCATTCAGTGAGCGGCGTGTGGTTGCTCGAGGACATGGTCACAAGTCCTGGGTTAGTGTGGTGGCCTTTGACCACTACACCACCAGCGTAGAAGAGACTGAACCCAACGAGTTCAGTGGCAGTGATGACGACCTGCAGGAGCAGGCACTAACGGGCCGTGAGCGTGCCAACAGCACACACTCGCGTCTCTCAAAACGAAACTCCACAGATGGACGACCACTCAGCGTCACCTACCGTTTTGGATCTGTGGGACAGGACACTCAGTTGTGCCTATGGGACTTGACAGAGGACATTTTGTTCCCACATCTACCGTTATCTCGAACGAGAACCCATACCAATGTCATGAATGCCACAAGTCTCCCAGTCTCTGGAAGTGGAGGAGGAGTAAGTGGAGGAGGAGTTGGAACAATAATCACAAGCATCAACAACCCAAGTGCCAATGgaggaagcagcagcagcagcaacagtgGCTCTAATACACCAGGCAACTCTGTGCCTGCACCGCTGCCACGCTCCAACAGCCTTCCTCACTCAGCTGCCTCCACTGGCAGTGGCAACAGCAAAAGTGGCACGATGGACAACACCAATGCAGTTCCATCAAGTGTAAGCAAGTTTGCTACACTGGCGCTGCATGAGCGTAAGGAGCGACACCATGAAAAGGAGCACAAGCGCAACCACAGCATGGGCCACATCAGCAGCAAAAGCAGTGACAAACTGCATCTGCTCGCTAAGACAAGCAGAGCGGATGCAGCCAAGACGCTGGGCACACCGCTGTGTCCACGAATGGAGGATGTGCCACTGCTTGAGCCACTCATTTGCAAGAAAATAGCACATGAGAGGCTCACCGTACTTATCTTTCTTGAGGACTGCATAGTCACTGCATGTCAGGAGGGATTTATTTGCACGTGGGCCAGGCCTGGGAAAGTG